A single window of Flavobacterium sp. 140616W15 DNA harbors:
- the purH gene encoding bifunctional phosphoribosylaminoimidazolecarboxamide formyltransferase/IMP cyclohydrolase, translated as MSTTKTIQSALISVFSKEGLEPIVRKLHEQKVTLYSTGGTEDFIKNLGIPVVPVEDITSFPEILGGRVKTLHPKIFGGILNRQDNESDVQQMKEFDIPQIDLVIVDLYPFEKTVASGASETDIIEKIDIGGISLIRAAAKNFKDTVIVASVNEYSLILDLITEQNGATTLENRRLLATKAFHVSSHYDTAIFNYFNTDDTIYKESIADGQVLRYGENPHQKGFFFGDFDAMFQKLHGKELSYNNLLDVDAAVNLIAEFKTDGPTFAILKHNNACGLATRKTISEAYLAALACDPTSAFGGVLISNTTIDLATAQEINKLFCEVVIAPSFDSEAIAVLQEKKNRIILVQNEVELPTRQVRTCLNGLLIQDKNNVTDNKEHLKTVTITAPTEQEVEDLLFASKICKNTKSNTIVFAKNGTLISSGTGQTSRVDALVQAIDKAKAFGFDLNGASMASDAFFPFPDCVELAKKAGITAVIQPGGSIKDELSINYCNENKVAMVFTGTRHFKH; from the coding sequence ATGAGCACAACAAAAACTATTCAATCTGCATTAATTTCAGTCTTTTCGAAAGAAGGCCTTGAACCTATTGTAAGAAAATTACATGAACAAAAAGTAACTCTTTACTCAACTGGAGGAACAGAAGATTTTATTAAAAACCTAGGAATTCCTGTAGTTCCTGTTGAAGATATCACTTCATTTCCTGAAATTCTTGGCGGAAGAGTAAAAACGTTACACCCGAAAATTTTTGGTGGAATTTTAAACCGTCAAGACAACGAAAGTGATGTTCAACAAATGAAGGAATTTGATATTCCTCAAATTGATTTAGTGATTGTTGACTTATACCCATTCGAAAAAACAGTTGCATCAGGAGCTAGCGAAACTGACATTATCGAAAAAATTGATATTGGTGGAATTTCATTAATTCGTGCTGCAGCAAAAAACTTTAAAGACACCGTTATTGTGGCTTCGGTAAATGAGTACAGCTTAATATTAGATTTAATTACAGAGCAAAACGGAGCAACAACTCTAGAGAATAGAAGATTGCTTGCTACTAAAGCTTTTCACGTTTCATCTCACTATGATACTGCAATTTTTAATTACTTCAATACTGACGACACTATTTACAAAGAAAGTATTGCAGATGGACAAGTATTGCGATATGGTGAAAACCCACATCAAAAAGGATTCTTCTTTGGAGATTTTGACGCAATGTTCCAAAAACTTCACGGAAAGGAATTGTCTTACAACAACTTGCTTGATGTAGATGCGGCCGTGAACTTAATTGCAGAATTTAAAACTGACGGACCTACGTTTGCAATTTTAAAACACAACAATGCATGTGGTTTGGCTACAAGAAAAACTATCAGCGAAGCTTATTTAGCAGCTTTAGCTTGTGATCCTACTTCAGCATTTGGAGGAGTTTTAATTTCAAATACAACTATTGATTTAGCTACAGCTCAAGAAATAAATAAATTATTTTGTGAGGTTGTGATCGCTCCAAGTTTTGATTCTGAAGCTATTGCAGTTTTACAAGAAAAGAAAAACAGAATTATTTTAGTTCAAAATGAAGTTGAACTACCTACAAGACAAGTTAGAACTTGTTTAAATGGACTTTTAATTCAAGATAAAAACAATGTTACTGACAATAAAGAGCATTTAAAAACCGTTACAATTACAGCACCTACGGAACAAGAAGTTGAAGATTTATTATTCGCTTCAAAGATTTGTAAGAATACAAAATCAAACACAATCGTATTTGCAAAAAACGGAACTTTAATTTCATCTGGAACGGGACAAACCTCTCGTGTAGACGCTTTAGTTCAAGCAATTGACAAAGCAAAAGCATTTGGATTTGATTTAAACGGAGCTTCGATGGCGAGTGACGCATTTTTCCCATTTCCGGATTGTGTAGAATTAGCCAAAAAAGCAGGAATTACAGCTGTAATTCAGCCGGGTGGATCAATAAAAGACGAATTAAGCATTAATTATTGCAATGAAAATAAAGTTGCAATGGTATTTACAGGAACGCGTCATTTTAAACATTAA
- a CDS encoding rod shape-determining protein: MGFFDFMTEDIAIDLGTANTLIIHNDKVVIDSPSIVARDRISGKIIAVGKEANMMQGKTHENIKTIRPLKDGVIADFDASEKMISMFIKSIPALKKRMFTPALRMVVCIPSGITEVEMRAVKESCERVNGKEVYLIHEPMAAAIGIGIDIMQPKGNMIVDIGGGTTEIAVIALGGIVCDKSVKIAGDVFTNDIVYYMRTQHNLFVGESTAEKIKIQIGAAIEDLDGPPEDMSVQGRDLLTGKPKQVDVSYREIAKALDKSIQRIEDAVMETLSQTPPELAADIYNTGIYLAGGGSMLRGLDKRISQKTDLPVYIAEDPLRAVVRGTGMALKNISKFKSILIK; the protein is encoded by the coding sequence ATGGGATTTTTTGATTTCATGACCGAGGATATTGCGATAGACCTTGGTACCGCAAACACTTTAATCATACATAATGATAAAGTAGTTATTGACAGTCCTTCAATCGTGGCACGTGATAGAATATCAGGCAAAATCATTGCTGTTGGTAAGGAAGCCAATATGATGCAAGGTAAAACCCATGAAAACATAAAGACCATAAGGCCACTTAAAGACGGTGTTATTGCTGACTTTGATGCTTCTGAAAAAATGATCAGTATGTTCATCAAAAGTATTCCTGCATTAAAAAAGAGAATGTTTACTCCTGCATTGCGTATGGTAGTATGTATTCCTTCAGGAATTACTGAAGTGGAGATGCGTGCTGTAAAAGAATCTTGTGAGAGAGTAAATGGTAAAGAAGTTTATTTGATTCACGAACCTATGGCAGCAGCTATTGGTATTGGAATTGACATTATGCAACCAAAAGGTAACATGATTGTTGATATCGGTGGTGGAACAACTGAAATTGCAGTAATCGCATTAGGCGGAATTGTATGCGACAAATCGGTAAAAATTGCTGGTGACGTATTTACAAATGATATTGTTTATTACATGCGTACGCAACACAACTTATTTGTTGGAGAAAGTACTGCTGAAAAAATAAAAATTCAAATTGGTGCCGCTATCGAAGATTTAGATGGCCCGCCAGAAGATATGTCAGTTCAAGGTAGAGATTTACTTACTGGAAAACCAAAACAAGTAGATGTATCTTACCGTGAGATTGCTAAAGCATTAGACAAATCAATACAACGAATTGAAGATGCTGTAATGGAAACATTATCTCAAACACCTCCTGAATTAGCTGCTGATATCTACAATACAGGTATCTATCTTGCAGGTGGAGGATCTATGTTAAGAGGTCTTGATAAAAGAATTTCACAAAAAACAGATTTACCTGTTTACATTGCTGAAGATCCATTAAGAGCTGTAGTTCGCGGTACTGGAATGGCATTGAAAAACATTTCAAAATTCAAAAGCATCTTAATCAAATAA
- the mreC gene encoding rod shape-determining protein MreC, whose amino-acid sequence MQQIFNFIIRNSNRLLFLLLLGISLGLSIQSHSFHKSRVISSANFLSGGVYEKINSINEYLNLRKENDELVLENARLKSLLFNAEDTTKLPLPDSIKGVKPADIIVSKVIHNSYNVHENYITINSGSNDGVKPDMGVINSLGIIGIVDNTSPRYATVVSILNTKSQINAKIKKSNHFGSLIWDGRSTGFVQLIDVPRLASVRRGDTIVTGGQSVIFPENIGIGTIEKIYTSKKTNYYTIDVKLFNDMTNLGHVYIIKSRDREELIKLEKREKDE is encoded by the coding sequence ATGCAGCAAATATTTAATTTTATTATAAGAAACAGTAATCGGTTGCTGTTTTTGCTGCTTTTAGGTATTTCGTTAGGCCTCTCTATTCAATCACACTCTTTTCACAAAAGCAGAGTAATTAGTTCTGCTAATTTCTTAAGTGGTGGTGTTTATGAAAAAATAAACAGCATAAATGAGTACTTGAATCTAAGAAAAGAAAACGACGAATTGGTACTTGAAAACGCTAGACTAAAAAGTCTATTATTTAATGCCGAAGACACCACAAAATTACCACTTCCAGACAGCATCAAAGGTGTTAAACCTGCTGATATTATTGTTTCGAAAGTAATACATAACTCTTATAATGTACACGAAAATTACATTACAATAAACTCAGGCTCTAATGATGGAGTTAAGCCTGATATGGGAGTAATTAACAGCTTAGGAATAATAGGTATTGTAGATAATACATCTCCTAGATATGCAACTGTTGTTAGTATTCTTAATACCAAATCTCAGATTAATGCTAAGATAAAAAAATCAAATCATTTTGGTTCACTAATTTGGGACGGAAGAAGTACTGGCTTCGTTCAGTTAATAGATGTTCCTAGATTAGCTTCTGTTCGCAGAGGAGATACTATTGTAACTGGTGGTCAATCTGTAATTTTCCCTGAGAACATTGGAATTGGTACTATTGAAAAGATATACACTTCAAAAAAGACAAATTATTACACTATCGATGTCAAATTATTTAATGACATGACGAATTTAGGACATGTATATATTATCAAGAGTAGAGACCGTGAAGAGCTTATTAAACTAGAAAAAAGAGAAAAAGATGAATAG
- a CDS encoding rod shape-determining protein MreD, whose translation MNSALLINISRFILLLAVQIIIFNNMNFLGYISPFPYILYIILYPVNGNKSGLLASSFLLGLAMDMFCNSGGIHATACLILAYYRPYIFKFSFGLSYEYQTIKLNDSLTPERFSFILVSVLIHHIILFTLEAFQFNFILDVLLRTLFSTIFTIITCIIIIYLIKPNRR comes from the coding sequence ATGAATAGCGCTTTGTTAATCAATATTTCTCGATTTATCCTGCTGTTGGCAGTTCAGATTATTATTTTTAATAACATGAATTTCCTAGGCTACATAAGTCCGTTTCCTTATATACTGTATATAATTCTATATCCAGTAAACGGGAACAAATCTGGGCTTTTGGCATCAAGTTTTTTACTTGGTCTTGCTATGGACATGTTTTGCAATTCCGGAGGAATACACGCCACAGCTTGTCTAATACTAGCCTATTACAGACCATATATATTTAAATTCTCATTTGGTTTGAGTTATGAATACCAAACTATTAAATTAAATGACTCTTTAACTCCTGAGCGATTTTCATTTATATTAGTATCAGTATTAATACATCATATAATACTTTTTACACTTGAAGCTTTTCAGTTTAACTTCATTTTAGACGTTTTACTTCGAACCTTATTTAGTACAATATTTACCATTATAACTTGTATCATAATAATATACCTTATTAAGCCCAACAGAAGATGA
- the mrdA gene encoding penicillin-binding protein 2 → MRKILLPSLIIIAASLLVIRIFYLQIIDDSFKLKSENNAIKIKYDYPERGYIYDRYGKLLVANQASYDIMVIPREIKNIDTLEFCELLNVTKEDFIKKIEKAKVYSPRLPSVFLAQLNKSEFAAFQEKMRKFEGFYFQKRSLRDYEVDYGANIFGGITQVNEKLVASNPYYNSGDLIGTQGVEESYEVTLRGIKGVKYIQKDKYNREIGSYKDGKYDTVAVQGEDINLTIDAELQKYGEQLMINKRGGIVALEPKTGEILALVTAPSYDPGILVGRQRSKNYTLLYHDSIAKPLYDRGLLAEYPPGSPFKILTGLIGLQEGVINENTTFFCHHGFSYGRGRFMKCHNHPPAQQLHNGIYNSCNTYFAQAYMLTINKYNNPAYAVDVWSNHVKSFGLGQYMGYDLPTGKRGNIPTSKTYKKIYPNGGWRSTTIVSNSIGQGEVLMTPIQLANMMATIANQGHYFTPHIIKKIEGEKIDPKFEVKHETTIDKKYFPPIISGLFDVYNKGTASRLRVEGIDICGKTGTAENFAKINGKRTQLKDHSIFVAFAPKDNPKIAIAVMIENGGFGATIAGPIASLMIEKYLRKKITRNDLEIRILNTSLKDQYAKLGGMSEASLIETTPRDSVMRAKMIKPKEIKTTKVDTTQKKQ, encoded by the coding sequence ATGAGAAAAATTCTGCTGCCCTCTTTAATAATCATTGCAGCATCTTTGCTGGTAATTCGCATATTCTATTTACAAATTATAGACGATTCTTTTAAACTAAAATCTGAGAATAACGCTATAAAGATAAAATACGACTATCCTGAAAGAGGCTACATATATGACAGATACGGTAAATTATTAGTTGCCAATCAGGCTTCTTATGATATCATGGTTATCCCAAGAGAGATCAAAAACATTGATACTCTAGAGTTTTGTGAACTCTTAAATGTTACTAAAGAAGATTTCATTAAAAAAATTGAGAAAGCTAAAGTATACAGCCCTCGATTACCATCTGTGTTCTTAGCTCAGTTGAACAAAAGTGAATTTGCTGCTTTTCAAGAAAAGATGAGAAAATTTGAAGGTTTCTATTTTCAAAAAAGATCTTTACGTGATTACGAAGTAGATTATGGTGCTAATATTTTTGGAGGTATTACTCAGGTAAACGAAAAATTAGTAGCAAGCAACCCCTATTACAACAGTGGTGATTTAATTGGAACACAAGGTGTTGAAGAAAGCTACGAGGTAACTTTACGCGGGATCAAGGGTGTAAAATACATTCAAAAAGACAAATACAACAGAGAGATAGGTTCCTATAAAGATGGAAAGTATGATACCGTTGCTGTACAGGGAGAAGACATCAACTTAACAATTGATGCTGAACTTCAGAAGTATGGGGAACAATTAATGATTAATAAAAGAGGTGGAATTGTTGCTTTAGAACCAAAAACTGGTGAAATTTTAGCATTAGTTACTGCTCCATCTTATGACCCTGGCATATTAGTAGGAAGGCAACGTTCTAAAAATTACACCTTACTGTATCATGACTCAATTGCAAAACCATTATATGATCGTGGACTGCTTGCAGAATACCCACCTGGATCTCCATTTAAAATCCTAACAGGTCTTATTGGATTACAAGAAGGAGTGATCAACGAAAACACGACGTTTTTTTGCCATCATGGATTCAGTTATGGAAGAGGTCGTTTTATGAAGTGTCATAATCACCCACCAGCCCAACAGTTGCATAATGGTATTTACAATTCATGCAACACTTATTTTGCCCAAGCTTATATGCTTACTATAAACAAATACAACAACCCTGCTTATGCTGTTGACGTATGGAGTAATCACGTAAAAAGCTTTGGTTTAGGTCAGTATATGGGATATGATTTACCAACAGGTAAAAGAGGAAACATACCAACCTCTAAAACATACAAGAAAATTTATCCTAATGGAGGCTGGAGAAGTACAACAATTGTATCCAACTCTATTGGACAAGGAGAGGTTTTAATGACGCCAATTCAATTAGCAAATATGATGGCTACAATAGCCAATCAAGGGCATTATTTCACACCTCATATCATTAAAAAAATTGAAGGAGAAAAAATCGACCCTAAATTTGAGGTTAAACACGAAACAACCATAGATAAAAAATATTTTCCTCCTATAATTAGTGGATTATTTGATGTTTATAACAAAGGAACAGCTAGCAGGTTACGCGTTGAAGGCATCGATATTTGTGGAAAGACGGGTACAGCTGAGAATTTTGCTAAAATTAATGGCAAAAGAACACAACTTAAAGATCACTCCATATTCGTAGCATTTGCACCTAAAGATAACCCTAAGATTGCAATAGCTGTAATGATCGAAAATGGTGGGTTTGGAGCTACAATTGCAGGCCCTATCGCCAGTTTGATGATTGAAAAATATCTTCGTAAAAAAATTACAAGAAATGATCTGGAAATTCGTATTTTAAACACAAGTCTGAAAGATCAATATGCAAAATTAGGCGGAATGTCCGAAGCTAGTTTAATTGAAACTACTCCGAGAGATTCAGTTATGAGAGCGAAGATGATAAAACCTAAGGAGATTAAAACAACAAAAGTAGACACTACTCAAAAGAAACAATAA
- the rodA gene encoding rod shape-determining protein RodA: protein MKNQSVKSNIDWISVIIYITLVIMGWLNIYSSSLSSTDGTYEKQLIFILLTIPLIFIVLFVDGKFYEKYASIIFGVALLSLVGLFFFGKTIAGQRCWYAIGSFTLQPSEFTKAATALALAKYLSDTQVNLKDVNRQIQALAIVFLPVILILPQPDPGSALIYSIFLLVLYREGLPSWYIWTGFIAIVLFVLTLVLEPEYVILISVIVLAIIHFKGRAVDRNLILSGILLVLVSGFVLSVDYVFDNVFKQHHRDRFNILLGKTVDMKGIGYNTNQSEIAIGSGGWIGKGFLEGTQTKGGFVPEQHTDYIFTTVGEEWGFAGSVVVIGLFVGLFLRVIYLAERQKTKFSRVYGYCVAGILFIHFFVNIAMVIGIFPTIGVPLPFFSYGGSGLWGFTILLFIFLKMDANKVNEW, encoded by the coding sequence ATGAAAAATCAAAGTGTAAAAAGCAATATTGACTGGATAAGTGTAATCATCTATATCACATTAGTGATAATGGGATGGCTAAACATATACTCATCTTCCCTATCCTCTACAGATGGTACATATGAAAAACAGTTAATTTTTATTTTACTAACGATTCCATTGATTTTTATCGTTCTATTTGTTGATGGTAAATTCTACGAGAAGTATGCCAGTATCATTTTTGGTGTTGCCTTATTATCGTTAGTTGGTTTATTTTTCTTTGGAAAGACCATTGCAGGACAACGTTGCTGGTACGCAATAGGGAGCTTTACATTACAGCCCTCTGAATTCACTAAAGCCGCTACTGCCCTTGCATTAGCAAAATACCTGAGTGACACGCAAGTAAACCTAAAAGATGTTAATAGACAAATACAAGCTCTGGCTATTGTATTTTTACCTGTAATCTTAATTCTGCCTCAACCAGACCCTGGAAGCGCCTTAATATACAGTATATTTTTACTTGTATTATATCGTGAAGGACTTCCTTCTTGGTACATCTGGACTGGTTTTATAGCTATCGTATTATTTGTTTTAACGCTAGTTTTAGAACCCGAATACGTAATACTTATATCCGTAATTGTACTTGCAATAATACACTTTAAGGGAAGGGCTGTTGATCGAAACCTAATTTTAAGCGGTATATTATTAGTTCTAGTATCTGGGTTCGTACTATCTGTAGATTACGTTTTTGATAATGTATTTAAGCAACATCACCGAGATCGTTTTAACATTTTACTAGGGAAAACTGTCGATATGAAAGGGATTGGATACAATACCAATCAATCTGAAATTGCTATTGGATCTGGTGGATGGATAGGGAAAGGTTTTCTAGAAGGAACGCAAACCAAAGGAGGTTTTGTACCTGAACAACATACCGATTACATCTTTACGACTGTAGGTGAAGAATGGGGATTTGCAGGATCTGTTGTAGTTATTGGCTTGTTTGTTGGACTATTCTTAAGAGTCATATATTTAGCCGAAAGACAAAAAACAAAATTCAGCAGGGTCTATGGCTATTGTGTTGCTGGTATTTTGTTTATCCACTTTTTTGTAAATATTGCAATGGTAATTGGTATTTTCCCTACTATTGGAGTCCCACTTCCTTTCTTCTCATATGGAGGTTCAGGACTATGGGGGTTCACCATTTTGCTTTTTATTTTCCTAAAAATGGATGCTAACAAAGTCAATGAGTGGTAA
- a CDS encoding DNA/RNA non-specific endonuclease: MIIKRKLLVVFIVMFLFSCKKDFGDVSKSSNSDKNDSLKGETALYKDDNVEFDYLPASTTNQIVKHDYYTLSYNEKFEQAEWVAYELKKSYIKNNDFKRPYFNEDPKVTTGSADWRNYKQSGYDKGHLCPAGDMEFDKKAYEDTFLTSNISPQVHEFNDGIWNRLEQKVRYWAVKYDGIYVVTGGVLADTNVTIGKEKVLVPKYFYKVLLDETNGKYKMIAFLVPNEKSERPLYEFVVSVDSIEKLTGIDFFPHLDDKIEDALEKNTDYKSWIF, translated from the coding sequence ATGATTATAAAGAGAAAATTATTGGTTGTTTTTATTGTTATGTTTCTCTTTTCTTGTAAAAAGGATTTTGGAGATGTTAGTAAAAGTTCTAATTCTGATAAAAACGACAGTTTAAAGGGGGAAACAGCTTTATATAAAGACGATAATGTTGAGTTTGACTATTTGCCTGCATCTACAACTAATCAAATTGTAAAACATGATTATTACACGCTTTCTTATAATGAAAAGTTTGAACAGGCAGAATGGGTTGCATACGAGTTAAAGAAAAGCTACATTAAGAACAATGATTTTAAAAGACCTTATTTTAATGAAGATCCAAAAGTAACCACTGGTTCTGCAGATTGGCGAAATTACAAGCAATCGGGTTATGATAAAGGACATCTTTGCCCGGCTGGAGATATGGAGTTTGATAAAAAGGCATATGAAGATACTTTTTTGACTTCGAATATTTCACCTCAGGTACATGAATTTAATGATGGAATATGGAACAGACTAGAGCAGAAAGTACGCTATTGGGCTGTAAAGTATGATGGTATTTATGTTGTAACTGGTGGAGTACTTGCAGACACCAATGTTACTATAGGAAAAGAAAAAGTGCTAGTGCCTAAATATTTTTATAAAGTACTATTAGATGAGACTAATGGAAAATACAAAATGATTGCTTTTTTGGTTCCAAATGAAAAAAGTGAAAGACCTTTGTATGAATTTGTTGTTTCGGTAGATAGCATCGAAAAATTAACAGGCATAGATTTCTTTCCTCATTTAGATGATAAAATTGAGGATGCTTTAGAGAAAAATACAGATTATAAGTCTTGGATTTTTTAG
- a CDS encoding carboxy terminal-processing peptidase encodes MNAIIKFMKRNYKIILAVICLSATLFAFKINSDRGIDPDPNKDKMLLELLAFVIEKGHYSPPPINDEFSKGVFKDYIEALDPSKRFFLQSDIDEFSKYELQLDDQFVNKDLTFFNLTYARLMKRMEEGKKRYKLILANPFNYKVDETFSTDYENSPYAKTPAELVEKWRKQIKLSTLSSLVTKENIEAEKKVKDPAYKEKSFEILEKETRENSLKSLDEYFGFIKDLERSDWFSVYVNSIMARFDPHTSYFAPEEKERFDVNISGKLEGIGAKLQKKNDFTEISELISGGPAWRGKELEAGDLIIKVGQGADEPVDVVGMRLDDVVKKIKGHKGTEVRLTVKKVDGTIKVISIIRDIVEIEETYAKSSIVDKNGLKYGVIYLPKFYIDFENKDGRDAGKDIALEVERLKKENVNGIILDVRDDGGGSLSTVVDIAGLFIEQGPIVQIKSAGRKKEVLYDRDKKIEWDGPLVIMVNGFSASASEILAAAIQDYKRGVIIGSKQTYGKGTVQNVIDLNQFVRSSDFGDLGALKITTQKFYRINGGSTQLEGVRSDIVAPDRYAYLKMGERDIDNAMPWDKIDPTEYSTWNNNSNFNQAIANSKARIALNPQFKLIEENAKWIDTKSKENSYSLNIADFKKAQTEVEAEAKKYKPITDYKNSLQFTSLPYEIAEMAKDPTLKEKRESWHQALAKDIYVEEAINVLDDLQSQSVTRQSSVPARSKKDKLASKL; translated from the coding sequence ATGAATGCTATTATTAAATTTATGAAACGAAATTATAAAATTATCCTAGCCGTTATTTGTTTATCTGCTACTCTGTTTGCATTTAAAATTAATAGCGATAGAGGAATTGACCCAGACCCGAATAAAGATAAGATGCTTTTGGAATTACTTGCTTTTGTAATCGAAAAAGGGCATTATAGTCCTCCTCCAATTAATGATGAATTCTCAAAAGGAGTGTTTAAAGATTATATAGAAGCATTAGATCCATCTAAAAGATTTTTCTTGCAATCAGATATTGATGAATTTTCAAAATATGAATTGCAATTAGACGATCAATTTGTAAATAAAGATTTAACTTTCTTTAATCTTACTTATGCACGTTTGATGAAAAGAATGGAAGAAGGTAAAAAGAGATATAAACTCATTTTAGCAAATCCGTTTAACTATAAAGTAGATGAAACTTTCAGTACAGATTACGAGAATTCGCCTTATGCAAAGACTCCTGCTGAACTGGTTGAAAAATGGAGAAAGCAAATTAAGTTATCTACATTGTCTTCTTTAGTTACTAAAGAGAATATCGAAGCAGAAAAGAAAGTTAAAGATCCTGCATATAAAGAAAAATCATTCGAAATTTTAGAAAAAGAAACTAGAGAAAATTCATTAAAATCATTAGATGAGTACTTTGGATTTATCAAAGATTTAGAGAGAAGTGATTGGTTTTCAGTTTATGTAAACTCAATCATGGCCCGTTTTGATCCGCATACAAGCTATTTTGCACCAGAAGAGAAAGAACGTTTTGATGTTAATATTAGTGGAAAGCTTGAAGGTATTGGTGCTAAACTGCAAAAGAAAAATGACTTTACTGAAATCTCGGAACTTATTTCAGGTGGTCCAGCTTGGAGAGGTAAAGAATTAGAGGCAGGAGATTTAATTATTAAAGTAGGACAAGGAGCCGATGAACCTGTAGACGTTGTTGGTATGCGTCTTGATGATGTAGTTAAGAAAATAAAAGGACATAAAGGGACAGAAGTTCGTCTTACAGTTAAAAAAGTAGACGGAACGATTAAAGTAATTTCTATAATTAGAGATATTGTAGAAATAGAAGAAACTTATGCAAAGTCTAGTATTGTTGATAAAAATGGATTGAAATATGGTGTGATTTATTTGCCTAAATTTTATATCGATTTTGAAAATAAAGACGGTAGAGATGCAGGAAAAGACATTGCTCTTGAAGTTGAAAGACTTAAAAAAGAGAATGTAAACGGTATTATTCTAGATGTTCGTGATGATGGAGGTGGTTCTTTATCTACTGTTGTTGATATTGCAGGTTTGTTTATCGAACAAGGACCTATTGTACAGATTAAATCAGCAGGAAGAAAAAAAGAAGTTCTTTATGATCGTGATAAAAAAATTGAATGGGATGGGCCATTAGTAATCATGGTAAATGGTTTCTCAGCTTCGGCTTCAGAAATTCTTGCAGCTGCGATTCAAGACTATAAAAGAGGTGTTATTATAGGTAGTAAACAAACTTATGGAAAAGGAACGGTTCAAAATGTTATTGATCTAAATCAGTTTGTTCGTAGTAGTGATTTTGGAGATTTAGGTGCTCTTAAAATTACAACTCAAAAGTTTTATAGAATTAATGGAGGTTCTACACAATTAGAAGGTGTACGTAGTGATATTGTTGCGCCAGATCGTTATGCTTATTTAAAAATGGGGGAGCGAGATATTGATAACGCAATGCCATGGGATAAAATAGATCCAACAGAATATAGTACTTGGAACAATAATTCAAACTTCAATCAGGCTATTGCTAATAGTAAAGCCCGTATTGCTCTTAATCCGCAGTTTAAATTAATAGAAGAAAATGCAAAATGGATTGATACTAAGAGCAAAGAGAATAGTTATAGTTTGAATATTGCTGATTTCAAAAAAGCTCAAACTGAAGTGGAAGCTGAGGCTAAAAAGTATAAACCAATTACTGATTATAAAAACAGTTTACAGTTTACTTCTTTGCCATACGAAATTGCAGAGATGGCAAAAGATCCTACTTTAAAAGAAAAAAGAGAAAGCTGGCATCAAGCTTTAGCAAAAGATATTTATGTTGAAGAAGCAATAAATGTTTTGGACGATTTGCAGTCACAATCAGTGACTAGACAAAGTTCAGTTCCTGCTAGATCAAAAAAAGATAAACTAGCTTCTAAATTATAA